A genomic region of Desulfomicrobium macestii contains the following coding sequences:
- a CDS encoding YnbE family lipoprotein, whose amino-acid sequence MRIPLMALAAMLLLQSACSTRHEVQMAPVEVKPIHITIDVNVRVQKDLEDFFSDIDKADQNLNPSN is encoded by the coding sequence GTGCGAATTCCCTTGATGGCCCTGGCCGCGATGCTGCTTCTGCAAAGCGCCTGCAGCACCCGCCACGAGGTGCAGATGGCGCCGGTGGAGGTCAAACCCATCCACATCACCATCGATGTCAACGTGCGGGTCCAAAAGGACCTGGAAGACTTTTTCAGCGACATCGACAAGGCCGACCAAAATCTGAACCCAAGCAACTGA
- a CDS encoding intermembrane phospholipid transport protein YdbH family protein, translated as MSTANGPAPDNATPHANDQPARPAPSRFLRGLLFFLTLSCLVLAVLWIALPRIAQELFVPALARTLHAPELSMDIRGAGFSGLDLGEISLSSDAGLAAEAVLIDWSLSGLLRGRIDRIRILGLSIRVQKNVDDWDIPGLPRLQKSSGAESGTMFLPWVDEMSVEGRISLEGPGLGHSFPFSVNGGLDEDAGIVLNAETALAGQSVNLALKGNLRQNDFRLTCVLPPASIAALAGMVPGLDALPLAGTVRAEAHASLPPNQKPVLEARLGLDSLRTMLGDTPLAQDGNATLDLAWQEEPRLSISALSLDAPLPLTLSVADIRANLEEMSFGCSWDLTAQALSGFAFSSPPHLAGSFELKASKQGWNMRATAALDALEARPTQTPELVLALDTTTLTLDAAKGSSGTRVDGSLALGRLRVTRETLGATLSGLNMTVNATAAPDVSGTIRLTGARLEAKQPGMALTTTRLDGQCAFALAEQLTLSGVINAAVRAGSGDTVALMNLRLPLAWPEPTTASGSVDLDLKWKGKGLAKISSRIAQDLHGASLDGNLSVLPVAVRAPLKGRIDAKNISGSWIEMKAAQTITMPGKLTSLLPALGDLSGSARLDATARLDMSSGAPMLPADLKLTGLSLAHTTSELTLSGGAVELAFSNLLNMRSDPDGRMNFERLQLGTIILEQGDIHFQVEALHSILVEGCRFEWAGGRIGSQAFRINPNVEDYTVELYCDRVEMAQALEQFGMTQAQGGGTANGRIPVHWADGNLTFDNGFLYSTPGEKGVLRVKGTEILTAGIPPGTPQYGQLDLAAEALKDFTYDWARIRINTQERELVVSLELDGKPEKPLPFSYNRDIGGFARVEASSPGSVFQGIRLDVNFRLPLDQLLQYRQLLELMKNGG; from the coding sequence ATGTCCACTGCAAACGGCCCCGCGCCGGACAACGCGACCCCGCACGCCAATGACCAGCCCGCCAGACCGGCTCCCTCCCGTTTCCTGCGCGGGTTGCTGTTTTTCCTCACGCTGTCCTGCCTTGTCCTTGCCGTTCTCTGGATCGCCCTGCCCCGCATCGCCCAGGAACTTTTCGTGCCCGCGCTGGCCAGAACCCTGCATGCTCCCGAGCTGAGCATGGACATTCGCGGGGCAGGCTTTTCGGGCCTTGATCTGGGCGAAATATCCCTGTCCAGCGATGCGGGCCTCGCCGCCGAGGCCGTGCTCATCGACTGGAGTCTGTCCGGGCTCTTGCGTGGCCGAATCGACAGGATCAGGATCCTGGGCCTGTCGATCCGGGTGCAAAAAAATGTCGATGACTGGGACATTCCCGGTCTGCCCCGGCTTCAGAAATCATCCGGCGCGGAATCCGGGACCATGTTCCTGCCCTGGGTGGACGAAATGTCCGTTGAAGGCCGCATCAGCCTTGAAGGACCGGGCCTTGGGCACTCGTTTCCTTTCAGCGTGAACGGCGGCCTTGATGAAGATGCAGGCATCGTCCTGAATGCCGAGACCGCGCTGGCCGGGCAAAGCGTGAACCTGGCGCTGAAGGGGAACCTGCGGCAAAACGATTTCCGGCTGACCTGCGTCCTGCCCCCGGCCTCCATCGCGGCCCTGGCCGGGATGGTCCCGGGCCTCGACGCCCTGCCTCTCGCCGGAACCGTGCGGGCCGAGGCCCACGCATCCCTGCCCCCGAACCAAAAGCCCGTTCTTGAAGCCCGGCTTGGCCTTGACTCCCTGCGAACCATGCTTGGCGACACGCCCCTGGCCCAGGACGGCAACGCCACTCTCGACCTTGCCTGGCAGGAAGAACCGCGCCTTTCCATTTCGGCCCTGAGCCTTGACGCCCCCCTGCCGCTGACCCTGAGCGTCGCCGACATCCGGGCGAACCTTGAAGAGATGTCCTTTGGCTGTTCCTGGGACCTGACCGCGCAGGCCCTGTCGGGCTTCGCTTTTTCGTCTCCTCCGCATCTGGCCGGAAGCTTCGAGCTCAAAGCCTCGAAGCAGGGCTGGAACATGCGCGCCACGGCGGCCCTCGACGCTCTTGAAGCCCGCCCGACCCAGACGCCGGAACTGGTCCTTGCCCTGGACACGACTACCCTGACCCTCGACGCCGCCAAGGGCTCCTCCGGCACGCGCGTTGACGGGTCCCTGGCCTTGGGCAGATTGCGCGTGACCCGGGAAACCCTGGGCGCAACCCTCTCGGGCCTGAACATGACCGTTAACGCCACCGCCGCTCCAGATGTGAGCGGAACGATACGCCTCACCGGAGCGCGCCTGGAGGCAAAACAGCCCGGCATGGCCCTGACCACGACCCGCCTTGACGGACAATGCGCCTTTGCCCTGGCCGAACAGCTTACCTTGAGCGGCGTCATAAACGCTGCAGTACGCGCCGGCAGTGGGGACACCGTGGCGCTCATGAACCTGCGCCTGCCCCTGGCCTGGCCCGAACCGACGACGGCGTCCGGCAGCGTGGACCTCGATCTGAAATGGAAAGGGAAAGGACTGGCAAAAATTTCATCAAGGATCGCGCAAGATTTGCACGGCGCGAGCCTCGACGGGAATCTCTCGGTGCTGCCGGTGGCGGTTCGGGCGCCCCTGAAGGGACGCATCGACGCAAAAAACATTTCCGGCTCCTGGATCGAGATGAAGGCCGCCCAGACCATCACCATGCCCGGCAAGCTGACGAGTCTCCTCCCGGCGCTGGGCGATCTGTCGGGCAGCGCCCGCCTGGATGCCACCGCGCGCCTGGACATGAGCAGTGGAGCGCCCATGCTCCCCGCCGATCTGAAGCTCACCGGACTGTCCCTGGCGCACACGACAAGTGAACTCACGTTAAGCGGCGGGGCCGTCGAACTGGCCTTTTCCAACCTGCTGAACATGCGCTCCGACCCGGACGGGCGCATGAACTTCGAGCGCCTGCAACTGGGCACCATCATCCTTGAGCAGGGCGACATCCATTTTCAGGTCGAAGCCCTGCACAGCATCCTGGTCGAAGGCTGCCGCTTTGAGTGGGCCGGCGGCCGCATCGGCAGCCAGGCGTTCCGGATCAACCCGAACGTTGAGGATTACACCGTCGAACTCTACTGCGACCGGGTCGAGATGGCGCAGGCCCTGGAGCAGTTCGGCATGACCCAGGCCCAGGGCGGGGGCACCGCCAACGGCCGCATCCCGGTGCACTGGGCGGACGGGAACCTGACCTTCGACAACGGCTTCCTGTATTCCACTCCGGGCGAAAAAGGAGTACTGCGCGTCAAGGGCACGGAGATCCTGACGGCCGGCATTCCCCCGGGGACGCCCCAATACGGTCAGCTGGACCTGGCGGCGGAGGCCCTGAAGGACTTCACCTACGACTGGGCCAGAATCCGCATCAACACCCAGGAAAGGGAGCTTGTCGTCTCACTGGAGCTTGACGGCAAACCCGAAAAACCCCTGCCGTTCAGCTACAACCGCGACATCGGCGGCTTCGCACGGGTCGAGGCCTCTTCACCGGGGTCCGTATTCCAGGGCATCCGCCTGGACGTAAATTTCCGCCTGCCCCTGGATCAACTTTTGCAATACCGACAGCTCCTGGAACTGATGAAAAACGGAGGTTAA
- a CDS encoding UPF0280 family protein, which produces MCSESPGMTRPAHLSPFRTYRASRRDDLVSFQLVIEETDLWIAAREDLGGAMADHVRLLRGQIKAYAAVHPEFLTSLEPLETAPRAPEIIRRMCHAASLTGVGPMAAVAGTLTQMLAERFRERSPDLLIENGGDTYLCSTRDRHIGILNMPDQAVRLCVPVAAREFPCSFCASSAKIGHSLSFGKADLVVVRSKDAALADAAATALANALTGASAMDAVLAKAQGWESLGLDGVFTQCEGKIGVWGKMQLAVI; this is translated from the coding sequence ATGTGTAGCGAATCCCCCGGCATGACCCGCCCTGCCCACCTGTCCCCCTTCCGCACCTACCGCGCCTCCCGGCGTGACGACCTCGTCTCCTTCCAGCTCGTCATCGAGGAAACGGACCTGTGGATCGCGGCGCGGGAAGACCTCGGCGGAGCCATGGCCGACCATGTTCGGCTCCTGCGCGGACAGATCAAGGCCTACGCGGCCGTGCACCCCGAATTTCTGACCTCTCTTGAACCCCTTGAAACCGCCCCCCGCGCTCCGGAAATCATCCGCCGCATGTGCCATGCCGCGTCCCTGACCGGAGTCGGCCCCATGGCCGCCGTGGCCGGAACCCTGACCCAGATGCTGGCCGAGCGTTTCCGGGAGCGCTCGCCTGATCTGTTGATCGAAAACGGCGGGGACACCTACCTTTGCTCCACCCGGGACCGGCACATCGGCATCCTGAACATGCCGGACCAAGCCGTCCGCCTGTGCGTTCCGGTAGCGGCCCGGGAATTTCCCTGCTCCTTCTGCGCGTCCTCGGCCAAAATCGGACATTCGCTGAGTTTCGGAAAGGCCGACCTTGTCGTGGTCCGCTCAAAAGACGCGGCCCTGGCCGACGCGGCGGCCACGGCTCTGGCCAACGCCCTGACCGGAGCCTCGGCCATGGACGCGGTTCTGGCTAAGGCCCAAGGCTGGGAGTCCCTTGGCCTCGACGGCGTCTTCACGCAATGCGAAGGCAAGATCGGCGTGTGGGGCAAGATGCAACTGGCCGTGATTTGA
- a CDS encoding sensor domain-containing protein has protein sequence MSMHRLLQRQLKRARINPSELPTDLEPFMALIEDAYRQFDEEKEVLERALEISSAELVHRNEVMRAVFMALPDVFLWITRDGLIKDCRGGLQALFGVEPLSLLKRNLHEIPDIADPQAFSLAMRMLAETSFFQAEYSIHSPGRTRHYEARFANLEDDLILVLIRDISDRALAEEALLGMQQRLDHIIEFLPDATLVVDNEHRVIAWNRAMEGMTGVPKEEILGKSGYEYGTPFYGHPRPILLDFIGKDPSRDYPMYQPTQSNLEGLATEIFVPLLHGGRGAYVWAKASALYDKDGNIAGAIQTIRDITDKKRVEIGTQVLYLVSTAASTPLADKELLAKVFDILAEHLEVQIMFASILGAEGAKLTFPFFIRQDLARHETMKHLSMLSANAMKSPSPQITDTSPLRYGDRLLGSVVFALPENNHFVRDKDTHVLASVADHLALAISRNATEKALRQSEKKHRAIFENATEGIFQISLDHDLLSANPAMASIFGYDDIGSLMADAQGFLQRVISSADRVQLLSRALQLGTAQNFELDAFMKGGKKTWISINMRTVKRSDGSISHLEGSMRDVSKRKKAERRLAIQKGLFQQLFDNSPQGILLLGKDGAPMDINPSFTSLFGYTRSDLHALFEMLLNPDSLDESFAFISTVLSGTSVSTETQRKTKDGRIIPVSMLGYPYVLDGTISGAFFIFSDISERKNYEAQLTRQALRDNLTGLPNRVLFMDRLNRAKTRQQRNSEYRFAVLMIDLDSFKRVNDTLGHQAGDHLLQEVAARLTQYLRTMDTVARMGGDEFAVLLEDFQSNQEAIGITRRLLETIRQPLKIQDRDVLVSASVGVVLQTVRYTSPNDLLRDADISMYRSKELGKNQFKVFSKSMYEQVVQTVQLENDLRQALVEDEFELFFQPIYALRGQTLRGFEALIRWNHPLRGHLAPGEFIPVAEETGLITEIGKWVMRRGCLVLAGWQAQFPGLDISMSLNLSPKDLLQASLIPVLTELLHETGLKARHIKLEITETAVMDNPEQATSRLERLQKMGFQIAMDDFGTGYSSLSYLQRLPIDILKIDRSFVQTMLENPNNLEIIKAIIGLGKILDLRIVAEGVETQQQLESLQELGCDLAQGYHLGRPMSKEQTETLMAACVANPPA, from the coding sequence ATGAGCATGCACCGCCTTTTACAACGCCAACTCAAACGGGCCCGGATCAATCCCTCAGAATTGCCTACAGATCTTGAACCCTTCATGGCCCTCATAGAGGACGCCTACCGTCAATTCGACGAAGAAAAGGAAGTTCTGGAAAGGGCCCTGGAAATCAGCTCCGCCGAACTGGTGCACCGCAACGAAGTCATGCGCGCCGTGTTCATGGCCCTGCCGGACGTATTCCTGTGGATCACCCGCGACGGCCTGATCAAGGATTGCCGCGGCGGCCTGCAAGCCCTCTTCGGGGTCGAGCCGCTCAGCCTCCTGAAGAGAAATCTACACGAAATTCCGGACATCGCCGACCCGCAGGCGTTCTCCCTGGCCATGCGCATGCTGGCCGAGACCTCGTTCTTCCAGGCTGAGTACTCGATTCATTCCCCAGGCCGAACCCGTCACTACGAGGCCCGCTTCGCCAATCTCGAGGACGACCTGATCCTGGTCCTGATCCGGGACATTTCCGACCGAGCCCTGGCCGAGGAAGCGCTCCTTGGAATGCAGCAGCGCCTGGACCACATCATCGAATTTCTGCCCGACGCCACCCTGGTGGTCGACAACGAACACCGGGTCATTGCCTGGAACCGGGCCATGGAAGGCATGACCGGGGTGCCCAAGGAAGAGATCCTGGGCAAATCGGGCTATGAGTACGGCACTCCCTTTTACGGGCATCCACGGCCCATCCTCCTGGACTTCATCGGCAAGGATCCAAGCCGGGACTACCCCATGTACCAGCCCACCCAGAGCAACCTCGAAGGGCTGGCCACGGAAATCTTCGTCCCGCTTCTTCACGGCGGGCGCGGGGCCTACGTCTGGGCCAAGGCCTCGGCGCTGTACGACAAGGACGGCAACATCGCCGGAGCCATCCAGACCATCCGGGACATCACCGACAAGAAACGTGTCGAGATCGGCACCCAGGTTCTGTACCTGGTTTCCACCGCCGCCAGCACGCCCCTGGCGGACAAGGAGCTTCTAGCCAAGGTCTTCGACATCCTGGCCGAGCACCTTGAGGTCCAGATCATGTTCGCCTCCATCCTTGGCGCGGAAGGCGCGAAGCTCACGTTCCCGTTCTTCATTCGACAGGATCTGGCCAGACACGAGACCATGAAGCATCTTTCCATGCTCTCCGCCAACGCCATGAAATCACCATCCCCGCAAATCACGGACACCTCGCCCCTGCGCTACGGGGATCGGCTGCTGGGTTCCGTGGTCTTCGCGCTTCCCGAGAATAACCATTTCGTCCGCGACAAGGACACGCACGTACTCGCTTCGGTGGCTGACCATCTGGCTCTGGCCATCTCACGCAACGCCACGGAAAAAGCGCTGCGTCAAAGCGAAAAAAAGCACCGCGCCATTTTCGAAAACGCGACCGAGGGCATCTTCCAGATCTCCCTTGATCACGACCTCCTGAGCGCCAACCCGGCCATGGCCAGCATTTTCGGCTACGACGACATAGGCAGTCTGATGGCCGACGCCCAGGGCTTCCTGCAACGCGTCATCTCCTCCGCCGACCGGGTCCAACTGCTGAGCCGGGCCCTGCAGCTCGGCACCGCCCAGAATTTTGAACTCGACGCGTTCATGAAGGGCGGAAAAAAAACCTGGATCTCGATCAACATGCGCACCGTCAAGCGCTCCGACGGGTCCATCAGTCACCTCGAAGGCTCAATGCGCGACGTGTCCAAGCGCAAGAAGGCCGAGCGCAGGCTGGCCATCCAGAAGGGCCTCTTTCAGCAGCTCTTCGACAATTCCCCGCAAGGCATCCTGCTGCTGGGCAAGGACGGGGCGCCCATGGACATCAACCCGAGCTTCACCAGCCTCTTCGGATACACCAGAAGCGATCTCCACGCCCTCTTCGAAATGCTCCTGAACCCGGACAGCCTCGACGAAAGCTTTGCCTTCATCTCCACGGTGCTGAGTGGAACCTCGGTGAGCACGGAGACGCAACGCAAAACCAAGGACGGACGGATCATTCCCGTCTCCATGCTCGGCTATCCCTACGTGCTGGACGGCACGATCTCCGGGGCGTTCTTCATTTTCAGCGACATCTCCGAACGCAAGAATTACGAAGCGCAGCTGACCAGGCAGGCCCTGCGCGACAATCTGACGGGGCTGCCCAACAGGGTGCTCTTCATGGACAGGCTGAACCGGGCCAAGACCAGGCAGCAGCGCAACTCCGAGTATCGTTTTGCCGTGCTCATGATCGACCTGGACAGCTTCAAGCGGGTCAACGACACCCTCGGCCATCAGGCCGGAGATCATCTGCTGCAGGAAGTGGCCGCCCGCCTGACCCAGTACCTACGCACCATGGACACGGTGGCCCGCATGGGAGGAGACGAATTCGCCGTGTTGCTCGAAGACTTTCAGAGCAACCAGGAAGCCATCGGCATCACCCGCCGGCTTCTGGAGACCATCCGCCAGCCTCTCAAGATCCAGGATCGGGACGTGCTGGTCAGCGCCTCCGTCGGAGTGGTGCTGCAGACCGTGCGCTACACCTCTCCCAACGACCTGCTGCGGGATGCCGACATCAGCATGTACCGCTCCAAGGAGCTGGGCAAAAACCAGTTCAAGGTCTTCAGCAAGAGCATGTACGAACAGGTCGTGCAGACCGTGCAACTCGAAAACGACTTGCGCCAGGCCCTGGTCGAAGATGAATTCGAACTCTTCTTTCAGCCCATCTACGCCTTGCGCGGGCAAACGCTCCGTGGTTTCGAGGCGCTCATCCGCTGGAACCACCCGCTGCGCGGTCATCTCGCCCCGGGAGAATTCATCCCCGTGGCCGAGGAAACCGGACTGATCACCGAAATCGGCAAATGGGTCATGCGCCGCGGCTGCCTGGTCCTGGCCGGATGGCAAGCTCAATTTCCCGGCCTTGACATCAGCATGTCCCTGAATCTTTCGCCCAAGGACCTGTTGCAGGCGTCACTCATCCCCGTCCTGACGGAATTGTTGCACGAAACCGGCCTCAAGGCGCGGCACATCAAGCTCGAAATCACCGAAACGGCGGTCATGGACAATCCCGAGCAGGCCACCTCCAGACTGGAGCGATTGCAGAAGATGGGCTTTCAGATCGCCATGGACGATTTCGGCACGGGATATTCGTCCCTGTCCTACCTGCAACGCCTGCCCATCGACATCCTGAAGATCGACCGCTCCTTTGTTCAGACCATGCTCGAAAACCCCAACAACCTTGAGATCATCAAGGCCATCATCGGGCTGGGAAAAATCCTGGATCTGCGCATCGTGGCCGAGGGCGTGGAAACGCAGCAGCAGCTTGAATCCCTGCAGGAACTCGGCTGCGACCTGGCACAAGGCTATCATCTGGGCAGACCCATGTCCAAGGAGCAGACCGAAACGCTGATGGCCGCATGTGTAGCGAATCCCCCGGCATGA
- a CDS encoding FIST signal transduction protein → MIVSQMSVNSKGEWEASSAKAHGLDADLALVFWSDTDETAVAAAVEALKTHCPRAILMGCSSGGVVSGRTFLENAMVATLVSFQETRLESTATRLKDHADIRDMCRHLAASLSHAGLTHVFVLSDGLVINGCALASGLAEFLPPGVGITGGLAADGERFERTAIMHGSVIFSGGVACVGFYGERLDIGEGSRGGWLPFGPERLITESHGNVLLELDGESALKLYERYLGKHAKNLPASGHLFPLYLCEAGGSNWVVRTILGLDRERGALFFGAEMPLGATVRLMRGNMDNLLDGARKAAELARRGDGDALAMLVSCVGRKMLLKQFVEEEIDAVARVLGPRTTLTGFYSYGEIGSDEAGTTCCLHNQTMTVTVLREQE, encoded by the coding sequence ATGATTGTAAGCCAGATGAGCGTAAACTCCAAAGGAGAGTGGGAAGCCTCTTCCGCAAAGGCCCACGGCCTGGACGCCGACCTTGCGCTGGTGTTCTGGTCCGACACGGACGAGACCGCCGTCGCCGCCGCCGTGGAGGCCCTCAAAACCCATTGCCCACGGGCGATCCTCATGGGCTGCTCCTCCGGAGGAGTCGTCTCGGGACGGACATTCCTTGAAAACGCCATGGTCGCGACCCTGGTCTCTTTCCAGGAGACCAGGCTTGAATCCACGGCCACCCGCCTGAAGGACCACGCGGACATCCGTGACATGTGCCGCCATCTGGCCGCAAGCCTGTCCCACGCCGGGCTGACCCATGTGTTCGTGCTTTCGGACGGGCTGGTCATCAACGGCTGCGCCCTGGCTTCCGGACTTGCGGAGTTCCTTCCGCCGGGCGTCGGAATCACCGGCGGCCTGGCCGCCGACGGCGAACGTTTCGAGCGCACCGCCATCATGCACGGATCGGTGATTTTCTCCGGCGGTGTCGCCTGCGTGGGCTTCTACGGCGAACGGCTCGACATCGGCGAGGGTTCGCGCGGCGGCTGGCTGCCGTTTGGCCCTGAGAGGCTGATCACCGAGTCCCACGGCAATGTCCTGCTGGAACTCGATGGAGAATCGGCCCTGAAACTCTACGAACGCTATCTGGGCAAACACGCGAAAAACCTTCCCGCCAGCGGACATCTCTTTCCCCTGTATCTATGCGAAGCCGGCGGCTCGAACTGGGTGGTGCGCACCATCCTCGGCCTGGACCGGGAGCGTGGCGCCCTCTTTTTTGGCGCAGAGATGCCGCTTGGCGCAACGGTCCGCCTCATGCGCGGCAACATGGACAACCTCCTGGACGGCGCGCGGAAAGCCGCCGAGCTTGCCCGGAGGGGTGACGGGGACGCACTGGCCATGCTGGTCAGCTGCGTAGGGCGCAAGATGCTGCTCAAACAATTCGTGGAAGAGGAGATTGACGCCGTGGCCCGAGTTCTTGGCCCCCGCACGACCCTGACAGGCTTTTACTCCTATGGCGAAATAGGAAGTGACGAAGCTGGAACGACCTGCTGCCTGCACAATCAGACCATGACGGTTACCGTGCTGCGGGAGCAGGAATGA
- a CDS encoding HD-GYP domain-containing protein codes for MNILVIDDEDGLRRSLCAYLEDLGYETLDAANGREGLDAMRKVLPELAAVIVDLNMPVLDGYGFLRQAQIEAPELPVIVLSGVGVVDDALQAVRLGAWDFLTKPLHNFSILDHTLGKVIEKARLIRENREYQTNLEQLVRQRTAELERTRRQIMHRLSRAAEYKDNETGHHVIRVGEIAAVLAEALGLDESSCANLRDCAPLHDIGKIGIPDEVLLKPGKLDPAEWKIMQQHCMFGCEILGPLTSKEEAHSSCEQWDRKDLDGNELLDLARTLALLHHERWDGSGYPFGLSGEDIPLAARIVAVVDTYDALASERPYKEAFPEEKCLAIIRESSGSHFDPEVVEAFFANIDRIRNIRVRWQD; via the coding sequence ATGAACATCCTGGTTATAGACGACGAAGACGGACTGCGCCGCTCCCTGTGCGCCTACCTTGAAGACCTTGGATACGAGACCCTCGACGCGGCCAACGGACGCGAGGGTCTCGACGCCATGCGCAAGGTCCTGCCCGAGCTGGCGGCCGTCATCGTCGATCTGAACATGCCGGTCCTCGATGGTTACGGTTTCCTCCGGCAGGCTCAAATCGAGGCGCCGGAACTGCCCGTCATCGTCCTCTCGGGCGTGGGCGTGGTCGACGACGCGCTGCAGGCCGTAAGGCTTGGCGCGTGGGACTTTTTGACCAAGCCCCTGCACAATTTCAGCATCCTCGACCATACCCTTGGCAAGGTCATCGAAAAAGCCAGGCTGATCCGGGAAAACAGGGAATACCAGACCAACCTCGAACAGCTCGTGCGTCAGCGCACCGCCGAACTGGAGCGCACCCGGCGCCAGATCATGCACCGGCTGAGCCGCGCCGCCGAATACAAAGACAACGAGACCGGCCATCATGTCATCCGGGTCGGAGAAATCGCGGCGGTCCTGGCCGAGGCCCTGGGGCTGGACGAGTCAAGCTGCGCCAACCTGCGCGACTGCGCCCCGCTGCACGACATCGGCAAGATCGGCATCCCCGACGAAGTGCTTTTAAAACCCGGCAAACTCGACCCCGCCGAGTGGAAGATCATGCAGCAGCATTGCATGTTCGGCTGCGAGATCCTGGGCCCCCTGACCAGCAAGGAAGAGGCGCATTCGAGCTGTGAGCAGTGGGACAGAAAGGATCTGGACGGCAACGAATTGCTCGACCTGGCCCGCACGCTGGCCCTGCTCCATCACGAGCGCTGGGACGGCAGCGGCTATCCCTTCGGCTTGTCCGGTGAAGACATCCCCCTGGCGGCGCGCATCGTCGCGGTGGTCGACACCTACGACGCCCTGGCCAGCGAAAGGCCATACAAGGAAGCCTTCCCCGAGGAAAAATGCCTGGCCATCATCCGCGAAAGCTCGGGCAGTCATTTCGACCCCGAAGTCGTCGAGGCATTTTTTGCCAACATCGATAGAATCCGGAACATCCGCGTGCGGTGGCAGGACTAG